A genome region from Acaryochloris thomasi RCC1774 includes the following:
- the thrC gene encoding threonine synthase — protein sequence MTPSLSIPKTMPQYWPGLIETYRQYLPVTAETPVVTLNEGNTPLIPVPSVAAEIGKQVEVFVKYDGLNPTGSFKDRGMTMAVSKAKEAGAKAVICASTGNTSAAAAAYASRGGLKPFVIIPDGYVAMGKLAQALVYGADVIAIEGNFDKALEIVRQMADAYPITLVNSLNPYRIEGQKTAAFEVVDALGDAPDWLCIPVGNAGNITAYWRGFCEYHQEQRCSRRPRMMGFQAAGAAPLVHGHRVEDPQTLATAIRIGNPANKALAIAAQQESGGEFNPVTDDEILAAYRMLAKQEGVFCEPASAASVAGLMKHKDQVPSGATVVCVLTGNGLKDPDIALQQNTDQFHQGIAPDLEMIANIMDL from the coding sequence GTGACCCCAAGTCTGTCTATTCCTAAAACGATGCCTCAGTATTGGCCAGGGCTGATCGAGACCTATCGGCAGTATTTACCTGTCACCGCAGAGACACCGGTGGTCACGCTTAACGAAGGCAATACGCCTCTCATTCCAGTCCCTTCTGTTGCTGCTGAAATCGGGAAACAGGTTGAGGTCTTCGTGAAGTATGACGGTCTCAACCCCACCGGCAGTTTCAAAGATCGGGGCATGACGATGGCCGTCTCTAAGGCGAAAGAGGCGGGTGCCAAGGCCGTGATCTGTGCCAGCACAGGAAATACCTCTGCTGCTGCTGCCGCCTATGCGAGTCGAGGGGGGCTGAAACCCTTTGTCATTATTCCTGATGGTTACGTGGCGATGGGTAAGCTGGCGCAGGCACTTGTTTATGGCGCGGATGTGATTGCCATTGAGGGCAATTTTGATAAAGCTTTAGAGATTGTGCGGCAGATGGCGGACGCTTACCCCATCACATTGGTCAATTCACTGAACCCCTACCGGATAGAAGGTCAAAAAACTGCGGCGTTTGAAGTCGTCGATGCTTTAGGAGATGCGCCAGACTGGCTCTGTATTCCGGTCGGAAATGCAGGGAATATCACGGCCTATTGGCGCGGGTTCTGCGAATATCATCAGGAGCAGCGCTGTAGCCGTCGACCCCGAATGATGGGATTTCAAGCAGCTGGCGCGGCTCCCCTCGTGCACGGGCATCGTGTTGAAGACCCCCAGACCCTTGCCACGGCGATTCGAATTGGCAACCCTGCGAATAAGGCACTTGCGATCGCAGCTCAGCAAGAAAGTGGCGGAGAGTTTAATCCCGTTACCGATGATGAAATTCTGGCCGCCTATCGAATGCTGGCGAAGCAAGAAGGGGTTTTCTGTGAACCCGCGAGTGCGGCATCGGTTGCGGGTTTAATGAAGCATAAAGATCAGGTGCCTTCAGGAGCCACTGTTGTTTGTGTGCTGACGGGCAATGGCCTGAAGGATCCTGACATCGCTTTGCAGCAAAACACCGATCAGTTTCATCAAGGTATTGCGCCTGATTTAGAAATGATTGCCAACATTATGGACCTCTAG
- a CDS encoding DEAD/DEAH box helicase: MARNPTLTYDRGTLILHPPPRGKDWLDFATWDDRIEKFRVPAIEYRALKDAIATSDPRLIDQAKAYNTLELFQGLEMTPYPHQQEALAAWQQAQKQGVVVLPTAAGKTYLAQMAIQATQRSTLIVVPTLDLMHQWYAHLEAAFPNTEVGLLGGGSRDRTPLLVATYNSAAIQAENLGNLYGLMVFDECHHLPSDFNRVIAEGAIAPYRLGLTATPDRSDGRHEDLAQLIGPEIYRKSPEELSGLALAQHKIIQIQVKLSTQERQDYEKLIHLRNQFLQKNKIYLGSLQGWQNFVRESARSKSGRRAMLAHRKAKSIAFGTEGKLRVLIDLLAQHDQQQTLIFTDDNATVYQISQNFLIPAITHQTPVKERHDILQRFRSGEYPRIVASRVLNEGVDVPAASVAIVLSGTGSAREYIQRLGRILRKGEGPNKLALLYEVIAEDTSEEGTSRRRRQTQKISQPPTSVSPLYPQGIQKAPRAADNRNNSPPTAIPAEEGKELGSNNDQP; the protein is encoded by the coding sequence ATGGCTCGCAATCCTACCCTCACCTACGATCGCGGCACGTTGATCCTGCATCCGCCCCCTCGGGGTAAAGACTGGCTCGACTTCGCGACTTGGGATGATCGGATTGAAAAGTTTCGCGTTCCGGCCATTGAATATCGGGCTTTGAAGGATGCGATCGCAACCTCCGATCCCCGCCTGATCGACCAAGCCAAAGCCTACAATACACTTGAGCTGTTTCAGGGCTTAGAAATGACGCCCTATCCGCATCAGCAGGAAGCATTAGCAGCTTGGCAACAGGCCCAAAAGCAAGGCGTCGTTGTCCTACCCACCGCAGCCGGGAAAACCTACCTAGCCCAAATGGCCATCCAGGCCACTCAGCGTTCGACTTTGATCGTTGTCCCCACCCTAGACTTAATGCACCAATGGTATGCCCACCTTGAGGCAGCCTTCCCAAATACAGAGGTGGGCCTATTGGGCGGTGGCTCTCGAGACCGGACTCCGCTACTGGTGGCAACCTACAATAGCGCTGCGATTCAAGCTGAAAACCTAGGTAATCTTTACGGGCTAATGGTGTTTGATGAATGTCATCATTTGCCCAGCGACTTTAATCGGGTGATTGCCGAAGGTGCGATCGCACCCTATCGGCTTGGCTTAACCGCCACCCCAGACCGTAGTGACGGCAGGCACGAAGACCTCGCGCAGCTCATTGGTCCCGAAATCTATCGAAAATCGCCAGAAGAGCTATCCGGTCTCGCCCTAGCCCAACATAAAATCATTCAGATTCAGGTGAAGCTCTCAACGCAAGAACGCCAAGACTACGAAAAACTCATCCACCTCCGCAATCAGTTCCTCCAGAAAAACAAAATTTATTTGGGTAGTCTTCAGGGGTGGCAAAATTTTGTCCGCGAAAGCGCACGTTCGAAATCTGGTCGGCGGGCGATGCTTGCCCATCGCAAAGCCAAAAGTATTGCCTTCGGCACAGAAGGGAAGCTGCGCGTTTTAATCGACCTACTGGCACAGCACGACCAGCAACAAACACTGATCTTCACCGACGACAACGCCACCGTTTATCAAATTTCCCAGAATTTTTTGATTCCAGCCATTACCCATCAAACACCTGTTAAAGAGCGCCACGATATTTTGCAGCGATTTCGATCAGGAGAATATCCTAGAATCGTAGCTTCCCGAGTCCTAAATGAAGGCGTGGACGTGCCTGCCGCCAGCGTTGCGATCGTCCTCTCAGGCACAGGATCTGCTCGAGAGTACATTCAGCGACTGGGACGCATCCTTCGAAAAGGGGAAGGTCCCAACAAACTCGCCCTACTCTATGAAGTCATCGCCGAAGATACAAGCGAAGAAGGTACGTCCCGTCGTCGCCGTCAAACTCAAAAAATATCTCAGCCACCCACTTCAGTCTCCCCTCTCTATCCGCAGGGGATTCAGAAAGCGCCACGCGCAGCAGACAATAGAAACAACAGTCCACCTACCGCCATTCCAGCAGAGGAAGGAAAAGAGCTTGGCTCAAATAATGACCAGCCATAG
- a CDS encoding DUF29 domain-containing protein translates to MTGTQISTTAHQQIYETDFVEWVDRAAELLKQGNFSELDIEHLVEEVEDLGRSQRQALKSNLRILLIHLLKWQYQSDKRSSSWISTVNEHRDRIYDLLEDSPSLRNRLLEDFAKTYTQARKRAASETGLDISKFPAECLYAPEQVLDDEYWPEI, encoded by the coding sequence ATGACCGGCACACAAATATCAACCACAGCTCACCAACAGATATACGAAACCGACTTTGTTGAATGGGTTGATAGAGCTGCGGAGTTATTAAAGCAGGGTAATTTTAGCGAGCTGGATATCGAACACTTGGTTGAAGAGGTGGAGGACTTGGGACGCAGCCAAAGGCAGGCATTGAAGAGCAACCTGAGAATTTTGCTTATACACTTACTGAAATGGCAATACCAATCTGATAAGCGGTCTAGTAGCTGGATCAGTACTGTCAACGAACATCGAGATCGCATTTATGATTTGCTTGAAGACAGTCCAAGCCTCAGAAACCGACTCTTAGAAGACTTTGCCAAAACCTACACACAGGCAAGAAAACGCGCGGCGAGCGAGACAGGGTTAGATATCAGCAAGTTCCCTGCTGAGTGTCTCTATGCACCGGAGCAGGTTCTAGATGATGAATACTGGCCCGAAATCTAA
- a CDS encoding NUDIX domain-containing protein: protein MKFQSTPNRCISHQGEQIWISRSVTVVPVTLFVVSNEEAYVPLGKRGTDLPDEQGKWGLAGGYLDYDETAGGAVVREIWEELGIDILALQEKYRFEGNLEQPYFVYSEPLRRQNVTLRFPLMFFLESAAELPKLQPQVSKGEVVDARWYALKDALSMQLAFNHQDVMRQCLDIHYQGIWPST from the coding sequence TTGAAGTTTCAAAGCACACCCAACCGCTGTATTTCGCATCAGGGTGAACAGATCTGGATTAGTCGCAGCGTCACGGTCGTGCCGGTCACACTGTTTGTGGTCAGCAACGAGGAAGCCTACGTTCCGTTAGGGAAACGCGGGACAGACTTGCCGGACGAGCAGGGCAAGTGGGGACTTGCGGGCGGCTACTTAGACTATGACGAAACAGCCGGTGGGGCCGTCGTTCGAGAAATCTGGGAAGAATTGGGTATCGACATTCTGGCGCTACAGGAGAAGTATCGGTTCGAGGGCAACCTTGAGCAGCCGTACTTTGTCTACAGCGAGCCACTCCGTCGCCAAAATGTGACGCTCCGGTTCCCGTTGATGTTCTTCCTAGAGTCAGCAGCAGAGTTGCCCAAGCTGCAGCCCCAAGTTTCTAAGGGTGAAGTCGTTGACGCGCGGTGGTATGCCCTAAAAGATGCATTATCAATGCAGTTGGCTTTTAATCATCAAGATGTAATGCGCCAGTGTTTAGATATCCACTACCAAGGCATCTGGCCGTCGACGTAA
- a CDS encoding HAD family hydrolase yields MPRLITDFDGPIIDVSERYYRVYQYCLAAVSQPEQRVRQLTKQEFWSLKRSQVPEAQIAIRSGLSDDQSFHFSKLRRDTVHTMPYFQYDTPVPGAVEALEMLQQAGFDLVVMTMRRTRELNYALQRYDLERFFPLDRRYCLANDYVKTIDTKDKPLLMARAMRELPTTYSTWMVGDTEADIAAAQSQGLPAIGVLSGIRDRKRFEQYGPTYIASDLAAAVELVLDRCLLAV; encoded by the coding sequence ATGCCTAGACTCATCACTGACTTTGACGGTCCTATTATTGACGTCTCTGAACGTTACTACAGGGTTTATCAGTATTGCTTGGCAGCAGTCAGCCAGCCAGAGCAGCGGGTGCGGCAGCTCACGAAGCAAGAATTTTGGTCTTTGAAGAGATCGCAAGTTCCCGAGGCTCAAATTGCAATCAGATCGGGTTTAAGTGACGATCAGTCCTTCCATTTTTCTAAGCTACGCCGAGATACGGTTCACACCATGCCGTACTTTCAGTACGATACGCCGGTGCCGGGGGCCGTGGAAGCCTTGGAAATGCTGCAACAGGCTGGGTTTGATCTGGTGGTGATGACCATGCGGCGCACCCGAGAGCTAAATTACGCTCTGCAGCGGTATGATCTTGAACGCTTTTTCCCGCTGGATCGTCGTTACTGCCTCGCCAATGATTACGTGAAGACGATTGATACGAAAGATAAGCCTCTGCTGATGGCCCGAGCCATGCGAGAGCTGCCGACCACCTATTCCACCTGGATGGTGGGTGATACAGAGGCGGATATTGCTGCGGCGCAGTCTCAGGGCCTGCCTGCGATTGGGGTGTTGTCTGGGATTCGCGATCGCAAGCGGTTCGAGCAATATGGCCCAACCTACATCGCGTCTGATCTAGCTGCTGCTGTAGAGCTGGTCTTGGATCGCTGTTTGCTAGCTGTCTAA
- the psb32 gene encoding photosystem II repair protein Psb32: MKHIWNACQGYSLRRGMVAITALLMGLQLLITAPVLAATTVLDVPNITADPNNWVADEANLLSPIATRTVNKTLSQVAKQTGNEVRMVTVRGLNYGVTPQAFADELFEEWFPAEFQGNQALLLLDVKTKDAAIRVGEQAKDAIPDDLAQSLALESLLIPVRQGNYNQAFQDTAARIEAVLAGNADPGPPVVEIAQLPERNYKTSEETNDFNATIIVVVLLALATIVPMVTYFMYQRP; this comes from the coding sequence ATGAAACACATATGGAATGCCTGTCAAGGTTACAGCTTAAGACGAGGGATGGTTGCCATCACTGCCCTGCTGATGGGGCTTCAGCTCTTAATTACGGCACCGGTCTTAGCCGCTACCACTGTTCTTGATGTCCCCAACATCACGGCTGATCCTAACAACTGGGTCGCAGATGAAGCTAACCTTTTGAGTCCTATTGCTACGCGAACTGTCAACAAAACTCTCTCGCAGGTGGCGAAGCAAACCGGTAACGAAGTCCGTATGGTCACGGTTCGCGGTCTAAACTATGGCGTGACGCCACAAGCGTTTGCCGATGAGCTTTTCGAAGAGTGGTTCCCTGCTGAGTTTCAGGGCAATCAAGCTTTATTACTGTTGGACGTGAAGACAAAGGATGCTGCTATTCGCGTCGGTGAGCAGGCCAAAGATGCTATCCCAGACGACTTAGCGCAGAGCTTAGCGCTAGAGTCTCTGCTGATTCCGGTCCGCCAAGGCAACTATAATCAGGCATTTCAAGATACAGCGGCTCGAATTGAAGCTGTCCTGGCAGGCAACGCGGATCCTGGACCACCCGTGGTCGAAATCGCGCAGCTTCCCGAACGTAACTACAAGACTTCGGAAGAAACAAATGATTTCAACGCCACGATTATTGTGGTTGTTCTGTTGGCCCTAGCGACCATTGTGCCGATGGTGACTTATTTTATGTACCAAAGACCGTAG
- a CDS encoding DUF790 family protein — MLPTDLLMHRYSGETLVPKRLALNEENLAIATTLITCFQLAQGETKGSLNHRLQELEGDSTNYRIKRGLAHILTGLSTFETISPLEPPDLRQRTFQLSAQSVASPRATQITLEKVADQLTQSLGHDVHPEQVRQGLYADLADNQILTQFEAPTAEALLHRYNLSQVQGVFYRASQIILTAHRNDPGEYKLLFRYLKLFGLMAYIEGDADHGFTLTIDGPASLFKASTRYGLALAKLLPALLHVTKWSLTATINTRDTYTKTTRTRQFALNSDCSLTSHYPPGKPFDSMLEESFADRWQKTKTPWQLEREVDLIPIPGSVMIPDFRLVHPDGRTFLLEIVGYWRSKYLQKKFAQVRKANRSDLILAISERLNLDKAGVKVEGTPAQMIWFKSKLSPKAVLEVLEPAT; from the coding sequence ATGCTGCCCACAGATTTATTGATGCACCGCTATAGTGGCGAGACTCTTGTTCCCAAACGGTTGGCGCTCAATGAAGAAAATCTTGCGATCGCAACCACCCTAATCACCTGCTTTCAGTTGGCCCAGGGCGAAACCAAAGGCAGTCTAAACCACCGCCTGCAAGAACTAGAAGGCGACAGCACCAACTACCGCATCAAGCGAGGACTGGCCCATATCTTGACGGGGCTTAGTACCTTTGAAACCATCAGTCCTTTAGAGCCACCAGATCTACGTCAGCGCACCTTTCAGCTATCAGCACAAAGCGTTGCTAGCCCGCGAGCCACCCAAATTACCCTCGAGAAAGTAGCCGATCAGCTCACCCAAAGTCTAGGGCATGATGTTCATCCCGAGCAGGTCCGCCAGGGCCTTTATGCCGACCTCGCTGACAATCAAATTTTGACCCAATTTGAAGCTCCCACTGCTGAAGCTCTGCTGCATCGCTATAATCTTTCTCAAGTCCAAGGCGTATTCTACCGGGCTAGCCAGATTATTCTCACCGCCCACCGTAATGATCCAGGAGAATATAAGCTGCTGTTTCGCTACCTCAAGCTGTTTGGCCTGATGGCCTACATTGAAGGGGATGCCGACCACGGATTCACCCTCACTATTGATGGTCCTGCCAGTCTTTTTAAAGCCAGTACACGTTACGGTTTGGCCTTAGCCAAGCTGCTGCCTGCGCTACTCCACGTCACCAAATGGAGTCTAACAGCAACCATCAATACCCGAGATACCTATACAAAAACGACCCGAACCCGTCAGTTTGCCTTAAACTCTGACTGCAGTCTGACCAGCCACTATCCGCCAGGAAAGCCTTTTGACAGCATGCTAGAAGAAAGCTTTGCCGATCGGTGGCAGAAAACGAAGACTCCATGGCAGTTAGAACGAGAGGTCGATCTGATTCCGATTCCTGGGAGTGTCATGATTCCTGATTTCCGTCTCGTTCATCCCGATGGCCGGACGTTCTTACTCGAAATCGTCGGTTACTGGCGCTCTAAGTATCTACAAAAAAAATTCGCTCAGGTCCGTAAAGCCAATCGCAGCGATTTGATCCTAGCTATCTCTGAGCGCCTCAACCTAGATAAAGCAGGCGTCAAAGTTGAAGGAACACCGGCCCAGATGATTTGGTTTAAATCAAAGCTATCTCCCAAAGCCGTGCTAGAGGTGCTGGAGCCGGCGACATGA
- a CDS encoding precorrin-2 C(20)-methyltransferase: MSAASAPEFGCLYGVGVGPGDPELISIKGLRCLQQAPIVAFPEGIKGGPGIAEQIIESWISPSQHRLPLSFPYVQEQSTLERAWHRAAEQVGQFLKEGRDVTFACEGDVSFYSTFTYLSQAVRALYPQARVETIPGICSPMAAAAAAGLPLTVQRDRLAVLPALYRLEDLTAVMAWAEVIVMMKVGSVYQKVWSLLDQAQLLAHSYVVVQASTTQQQIYQNLQNYPQLELPYFSLLIIHVKVTKEKALPNSRGLSRT, encoded by the coding sequence TTGTCCGCTGCATCTGCTCCTGAATTTGGCTGTCTCTACGGCGTGGGGGTTGGACCCGGCGATCCAGAACTCATTAGCATTAAGGGACTGCGCTGTCTTCAACAAGCCCCGATTGTTGCTTTCCCTGAAGGAATTAAAGGGGGGCCTGGTATCGCCGAGCAGATTATTGAATCTTGGATCAGTCCTTCCCAACATCGGCTTCCTCTCTCTTTTCCCTACGTTCAAGAACAATCCACTCTGGAACGGGCTTGGCATCGGGCTGCTGAACAAGTCGGTCAGTTTTTAAAGGAAGGAAGGGATGTCACCTTTGCCTGTGAAGGTGATGTCAGTTTTTATAGTACGTTTACCTATCTGTCTCAAGCTGTTCGAGCACTATACCCTCAGGCAAGAGTCGAGACGATCCCAGGAATCTGCTCACCGATGGCAGCGGCAGCAGCGGCTGGCCTACCTCTGACCGTACAGCGAGATCGCCTTGCCGTCTTACCGGCTCTCTACCGCCTAGAAGATCTAACAGCAGTCATGGCCTGGGCTGAAGTGATTGTGATGATGAAAGTTGGCTCTGTCTATCAGAAAGTGTGGTCTTTGCTCGATCAGGCTCAGCTTTTGGCCCACAGTTATGTCGTCGTTCAGGCCAGCACTACTCAACAGCAAATTTATCAGAATTTACAAAATTATCCCCAGCTTGAGCTGCCCTACTTTTCGTTGCTGATTATTCACGTCAAGGTCACTAAAGAAAAGGCATTGCCGAACTCGAGAGGGCTGTCTCGCACCTAA
- a CDS encoding ABC transporter ATP-binding protein: MEFSSILQLEEITKSFSPKIPPAVDHVTLELEKGNILGLLGPSGCGKTTLLRIIAGFEQPQGYLCLDGVLVCGQGVWVAPEHRSVGMVFQDFALFPHLTVGDNVGFGLQGSRKTGDLSRRVAEVMDLVGLRGMEKRYPHELSGGQQQRVALARALAPQPNLVLLDEPLSNLDVQVRLRLRQELRDILKIAGTSAVFVTHDQEEAMAMADQVAVMRAGKLEQVGRPEDIYQHPQSQFVAEFVTQANFLRVHRQGNDWQTEVSDFAIVPDDSETLIDAALLDSCSTGTLMIRQEDLQLRPNAESTTTIRDRQFLGREYRYCLQTDSGKELHARTGIGQALAIGTAVKLSLATQRVQIFPDLASPKLSRPMTLQC, encoded by the coding sequence ATGGAGTTCTCCTCAATCCTTCAACTCGAAGAGATTACTAAGTCTTTTTCTCCTAAAATCCCTCCAGCGGTTGACCACGTTACCCTTGAGCTTGAGAAAGGGAATATTTTGGGTCTACTGGGGCCATCAGGGTGTGGTAAGACCACCTTACTGAGAATTATTGCTGGTTTTGAGCAGCCGCAAGGCTATCTATGTTTAGATGGTGTTCTCGTCTGTGGTCAAGGCGTTTGGGTTGCACCCGAGCATCGCTCGGTGGGAATGGTTTTTCAGGATTTTGCTTTATTCCCGCACCTGACGGTTGGCGATAATGTGGGGTTTGGGTTACAGGGCAGTCGAAAGACCGGCGATCTTTCCCGACGAGTGGCTGAAGTAATGGATCTTGTCGGTTTGCGGGGCATGGAAAAGCGCTATCCCCACGAGCTATCGGGAGGGCAGCAGCAGCGGGTGGCGCTGGCGCGGGCCTTGGCGCCCCAACCGAATTTAGTGTTGCTTGATGAACCCCTTAGCAATTTAGATGTGCAGGTGCGGCTGCGACTGCGGCAAGAGCTTCGAGATATTCTCAAGATTGCTGGGACGTCTGCTGTTTTCGTGACCCACGATCAAGAAGAAGCAATGGCAATGGCTGATCAAGTGGCCGTGATGCGAGCCGGTAAACTTGAGCAGGTCGGCAGGCCAGAAGATATTTATCAGCACCCTCAGTCTCAATTTGTGGCTGAATTTGTAACTCAGGCTAATTTCTTGCGCGTCCACCGTCAAGGAAATGACTGGCAAACGGAGGTGTCAGATTTTGCCATCGTTCCAGATGACTCAGAGACCCTCATTGATGCCGCACTGCTTGACAGCTGCTCTACAGGCACCCTTATGATTCGTCAAGAGGATTTGCAACTACGGCCTAATGCTGAATCTACCACCACGATTCGAGATCGCCAGTTCCTTGGGCGTGAATATCGTTATTGTCTCCAAACTGATTCTGGCAAGGAGTTACACGCCCGTACAGGAATCGGCCAGGCGCTGGCTATTGGTACGGCTGTGAAGTTGTCGCTGGCAACTCAACGCGTCCAGATTTTCCCAGACCTAGCCTCACCGAAATTGTCTCGCCCTATGACCTTGCAATGTTAA
- a CDS encoding serine/threonine-protein kinase, whose protein sequence is MLGRKLADRYKIVKSLGGGGFSKTFLAIDTQQDRRRCIVKKLQTDSDDNFTVRTARRLFSTEIKVLKRLGKYDQVPELFDNFVEDQDFFLVEQYIDGRNLKQELQWGRRWSEAKVIAFLQDILTTLAFVHRQSVIHRDLKPANIIRRRKDKKVVLIDFGSVKSQRQPSRTVVIGTSGYMPGEQSMGRPNYSSDVYAAGMIAIQALTGRDPAKGKLSANPKTGEILWRRYANVTPALAEVLDKMVRYDFRQRYSSAMDALEAIEPLAQGGFFSRRRVFQAVGFWGMALLGSGVAYEAFKRNPSLSQALKKIFSAAANREISSRQ, encoded by the coding sequence ATGTTAGGACGCAAGCTCGCTGATCGCTATAAAATAGTCAAGAGTTTGGGAGGCGGTGGATTTAGCAAAACTTTTCTCGCCATTGATACGCAGCAAGACAGACGACGCTGCATTGTCAAGAAGCTGCAGACAGACTCCGATGATAATTTTACGGTTCGGACGGCTAGACGGCTCTTTTCAACTGAAATCAAGGTTCTTAAACGTTTAGGAAAGTATGACCAAGTCCCTGAACTTTTTGACAATTTCGTTGAAGACCAAGATTTTTTTCTGGTTGAGCAATATATTGATGGGCGAAATCTGAAGCAGGAGCTGCAGTGGGGACGGCGCTGGAGTGAAGCGAAGGTTATTGCTTTTCTTCAGGATATTCTGACGACGCTAGCATTTGTACATCGGCAAAGCGTAATTCATCGCGATCTCAAGCCCGCTAATATAATCCGGCGACGCAAAGACAAAAAAGTAGTTTTGATTGACTTTGGCTCTGTAAAAAGTCAGCGACAACCCTCTCGAACCGTCGTGATTGGAACCTCAGGATACATGCCAGGGGAACAATCGATGGGACGTCCCAACTACAGTAGCGACGTTTACGCAGCAGGCATGATTGCGATCCAGGCACTAACGGGACGGGATCCAGCGAAGGGAAAACTGTCGGCCAATCCGAAGACAGGTGAGATTCTTTGGCGACGGTATGCCAACGTTACCCCTGCATTGGCTGAGGTCTTGGATAAGATGGTGCGCTACGATTTTCGGCAGCGGTATTCATCAGCAATGGATGCACTGGAAGCAATTGAGCCTCTTGCTCAGGGCGGTTTCTTTTCGCGTCGCCGAGTGTTTCAAGCCGTCGGTTTCTGGGGGATGGCTTTACTCGGCTCTGGAGTTGCCTACGAAGCCTTCAAGCGCAATCCATCATTGTCCCAGGCGCTAAAGAAAATATTTTCTGCTGCAGCAAACAGGGAAATAAGCAGCCGCCAGTAG
- a CDS encoding PadR family transcriptional regulator — protein sequence MKFQDIYQYFQDPPPIYLSKEVAVCYILAVLVEHGDSYGTALIQLVEAEHSLYRLSDTVLYGALKFLEEEGVIRGYWQKVQGRGRPRRMYQIDTEKRDEARSLGRLWHKYIGEQESAVKPQQRQSG from the coding sequence ATGAAATTTCAAGATATTTACCAGTATTTTCAAGATCCACCACCTATCTATCTCAGCAAGGAAGTAGCTGTCTGCTATATTCTGGCAGTCTTAGTAGAACATGGTGATTCCTACGGAACCGCTCTGATTCAGCTAGTCGAAGCTGAGCATTCGCTTTATCGCTTATCGGATACCGTTCTATATGGTGCCCTTAAGTTTTTAGAAGAAGAAGGGGTAATCAGAGGCTACTGGCAGAAGGTACAGGGTCGAGGTCGACCTCGGCGAATGTACCAAATTGATACAGAAAAGCGGGATGAAGCCAGAAGCCTAGGCCGTTTGTGGCATAAGTACATCGGCGAGCAAGAATCGGCGGTCAAGCCTCAACAGCGACAATCAGGCTAA